The genomic window ATCCGCGGCTTCACCGTCGAGATCACCGCGACCGCCGAGTCCTTCACCTGGCACACCGGCGACGGCACCGACCTCACCACCACCGACCCCGGCGCCCCGTACCCGCACCAGACGATCACCCACGACTACGCGGCCGGCACCTACACGGCGTCGCTGACCACCACGTGGAGCGGCACGTTCCGGGTCGACGGCAGCGCCGACGTCGCGGTGCCCGGGACGACGACGACCGAGGGCGCACCCGTCACCTTCGCCGTCGTCGAGGCCCGCGCGGTCCTCACCGACCCCTACGACTGACCCCGGACCGGACCACCGCCAGCACCGCCAGCGACGCCAGCGCCTCCCCCAGCTCCTCGACGAAGGTGGCCGACGACGCGGAGAGAACCCCGACGTCGTCCTGCACCGCCTCGACCAGGCCGGTGAGCGCGTCGAGGCCCAGTGCGGCCAGCGCGTAGCCGGCGAACGCGGCCACCACCCGGGTGCCCGCGGCGACTCCCCACGCCCGCCCCGCCGCGGCGAGCAGCGCGAGCGACGGCACCGCGACGGCGAGGCCGAGGACCAGCGTGGCCGCCGGGGAGGTCTCCGACTCCACCGCCGAGTGCGCGCTCTGCAGCTTCAGGGCCGCCAGCACCAGTGCCGCCCCGGCGACGCCCACCCACCACAGCCGCACGCGGCCCCGGGCGGACCGGCCACCGACCCCCGCCACGACGCCGGCCGCCGCGAGGACCCCGGTGGTGAACGACCGCGGCAGCCCGCCGACCGCGTCGAGGGAGAGCAGGTGGCGCACGGCCGGCGCCGAGCAGTGCCCGAGCCCGCAGCTCAGCCGCACGGCGAAGGCGGCCCCGAACAGGACGACCGCCGCCACGACGAGGAGCACCCACCAGGCGGTCCGCCGCTCGGGAGGGGCCGCCGGCTGCACCCGCTGATCATCTCCCGCCCCGGAGCCCGGCCGCACTGACCGAGCAGAGTGACGTGTCGATCACTAGGTTTCGACCAGGGTGTCCCGTACCGCAGCGCGGGCATGGGACACGCAGAAGGTCCCATCGACGGAAGAGGTCACCCATGTTGGTCCGCCGGATCGCCCGGCCCCTGCTCGCGTCGTCGTTCATCTACGGCGGCATCGACACCCTGCGCAACCCGCAGACCCGGGTCCCGGGGGCCAGGCCGGTGGTCGAGCAGATCACGAAGACGGCGGACGAGCAGCTGCCCGTGCAGGTGCCGCGCGACGTCGAGCAGTGGGTCCGGATCGACGCCGGGATCAAGGTCGGCGCCGGCTCGCTGTTCGCCCTCGGCAAGCTCCCCCGCCTGAGCGCCCTCGCGCTGGCCGCCAGCGTCGTCCCGACGACGCTGGCCGGGCACCGCTTCTGGGAGCACGAGGACCCCGAGGAGCGCTTCGGCCAGCTGTCGAACTTCCTCAAGAACGCCGGCCTGCTCGGCGGGCTGCTGATCGCGGCCGTCGACACCGAGGGCCGCCCGTCGGTGGGCTACCGCGCCAAGCGCGCCGCCAAGCGCGCCGCGGACTCGACGGAGAAGAGCTACGAGAAGGCGAGCAGGCGCGCGGCCAGGGCGCAGAAGAAGGCCGCCAGGAAGGCGAGGAAGGCCAGCTGAGCACGCCCCTGGGGCCCGCGGCCGCGCTCCGGAGGATCGCCTTCCTCCTGGAGCGCGCCCGCGAGCCCACGCACCGGGTGGCCGCGTTCCGCACCGCGGCCGCCGTCGTCGACGCGCTCCCCGAGGGCGAGCTCGACCGGCGGATCCGCACCCGGACGCTGACCGACCTGCGCGGCATCGGCCCCAAGACCGGCGCCGCGATCGTGCAGGCGCACGCCGGCGAGGTCCCCGAGTACCTCGCCCGGCTCGAGGAGGCCTACTCCGAGCTCGTGCCGCTCGCCGACGACGTCGCGGAGTTCCGCAGCGCCCTGCGCGGCGACCTGCACACGCACTCGGACTGGTCCGACGGCGGCAGCCCGATCCGCGAGATGGCCGAGGCGGCGATCGCGCTCGGCCACGAGTACATGGCGCTCACCGACCACTCGCCGCGGCTGACCGTCGCCAACGGGCTGACGGCGGAGCGGCTGGAGCGCCAGCTCGACGTCGTCGCCGAGCTCAACGAGGAGCTCAGCCCCTTCCGGATCCTCACCGGCATCGAGTGCGACATCCACCTCGACGGCAGCCTCGACCAGACGGACGAACTGCTCGGCCGGCTCGACGTCGTGGTGGCCAGCGTCCACTCCGACCTGCGCGCGGAGTCCGCCGCCATGACCGCCCGGATGCTGGCCGCCGTCGCCAACCCGCACACCGACGTCCTGGGGCACTGCACCGGGCGGTTGCTCATCCCGCGCGAGCAGCGGGAGGGACGGCGGCAGCGGCCGCGACCGGAGAGCGCCTTCGACGCCGAGGCCGTGTTCAGCGCCTGCGTCGAGCACGGCACCGCCGTCGAGATCAACTCGCGCCCGGAGCGGCTGGACCCGCCGCTGCGACTGCTCTCCCTCGCCGTGGAGCTGGGCTGCTCGTTCTCCATCGACACCGACGCGCACGCACCCGGCCAGCTCGACTGGCAGGACAACGGCTGCGAGCGCGCGGTCGAGACCGGCGTCGACGTCGACCGGGTGGTCAACACCTGGACCGCCGACGAGCTGCTGGACTGGACCGCCGGCTAGCGATCGTCGAGTCCGCGGAGGACCGGGCCGGCCGTCCGCGTGCTCGCCTCCTGGGCCGCGTGCCTTAGGGTCCCTCGCGGGCGTCGAGTTCCTCTCGCACCCCGGCAGCCACCTCGAGGACGTGCGGTGCACGCAGGAGGCCGAGGTGGTCGGTGCTGATCCGACGGACGTCGAGGTCCCCGGTGAGCAGTGCCGACCACCACGCCGGGTCGTCGGTGTTCTCGTCCGAGAGGTAGACCAGCGCCGGTCCGGCCCAGGGCGCCGGCCGGTGGAACCGGGCCACCCGGGCGCCCTGCTGGTGGAAGACCTCGGTCCGCACGGCGGGCTCGTACCGGAGGATCCCCGCCCCGAGGATCCGGAGCCGGGTCCCCCACAACTCGCGCCGGGCGACGGGCCCAGCGTCAGGACCCATGGTGCGGGGCGCGTCGTCCGGCTTGGCGGCCGGTGGCAGGAACGTGTCGAGCAGGGTCAGCAGCGACACCGGCCGTCCCCGCTCGCCGAGCAACTGGGCCACCCGCAGGGCCACGAGACCCCCCAGCGAGTGCCCGACCAGGGCCACCGGCCCCTGGGGCGCCGCCTGCTCGACGATCCGCAGCGCCCGGCGAGCTGCCCGGCCGACGGTCCAGTCCGGCAGGCCCCGCTCCTCGAAGCCGTGCGACTGGATGGCGCTGACCCCGCGGTCCGGGCCCAGGCCCGCGGCGAAGGACTCGAAGAACGCCGCCGCGCCACCGGCGCCGGCGAAGCAGAACACCGGCGCGCGGCACCCCGGCGGTCGCAGCCGCACCAGGCCGTCGGAGCGGGGCAGCCGTCCCTCGGCCGCGGCCCGGTCCACCAGTGCGGCGAACTGCTCCAAGTTGGGGTTCTCCGCGAGGTTGGCGGTGGTCAACCGCCGGCCGAGGTCGCCGTGCGCCCGTTCGAGCATCTCCTCGACGCTCAGCGAGTCCCCGCCCAGGGCG from Geodermatophilus normandii includes these protein-coding regions:
- a CDS encoding DoxX family protein, which produces MLVRRIARPLLASSFIYGGIDTLRNPQTRVPGARPVVEQITKTADEQLPVQVPRDVEQWVRIDAGIKVGAGSLFALGKLPRLSALALAASVVPTTLAGHRFWEHEDPEERFGQLSNFLKNAGLLGGLLIAAVDTEGRPSVGYRAKRAAKRAADSTEKSYEKASRRAARAQKKAARKARKAS
- a CDS encoding PHP domain-containing protein, with the protein product MGPAAALRRIAFLLERAREPTHRVAAFRTAAAVVDALPEGELDRRIRTRTLTDLRGIGPKTGAAIVQAHAGEVPEYLARLEEAYSELVPLADDVAEFRSALRGDLHTHSDWSDGGSPIREMAEAAIALGHEYMALTDHSPRLTVANGLTAERLERQLDVVAELNEELSPFRILTGIECDIHLDGSLDQTDELLGRLDVVVASVHSDLRAESAAMTARMLAAVANPHTDVLGHCTGRLLIPREQREGRRQRPRPESAFDAEAVFSACVEHGTAVEINSRPERLDPPLRLLSLAVELGCSFSIDTDAHAPGQLDWQDNGCERAVETGVDVDRVVNTWTADELLDWTAG